The following is a genomic window from Drosophila busckii strain San Diego stock center, stock number 13000-0081.31 chromosome 2L, ASM1175060v1, whole genome shotgun sequence.
TCAAATCTCCTAGAGAACTGAACGCCTTGTCGCACACCTTGCAGGTGAGCACAGCCGAGAGCGTGCGACTCTCCTCGGAGCTGAGCGAGTTCTGCTCCTTGTGCTCAGCACTGTGCGCATTATTTTGTGCCCCCGACTTGATGCTTATCGATTGCTCCTGTGATAAAATATTCGTATAATGCTGCGTCTCCTGCATGTGCTTGGTCATTTCGCCCAGCGAGCGAAAACTTTCGCCACAGCGCATGCATTTCAAGATTTGCATCGCCTGCTCCACGCCCTTGCCCAGCCAAACGTTCTGGCCACGCACCAGTTTGCGCGGCAGCGGCGTTGGCGGATCGCCGCGATATTGAAATGCTTGCTTAACATTTGCCGACGGCGCTTGCgatttgctgcgctgctgctgttgctggtgatgctgctgctgctgttgatgctgctgctgttgatgttgctggtgatgttgctgctgctgctgttgattgctGGGCAAATTACCAAAGGGCGGCACATTGACACCACAATGTTTGCTGTCCTTCATATGCGTAGTCAAGGCTTCTAATGTGGGAAAGCTTTGCTTGCACCAAACGCAACGGAACACGGAGCTGGCCACGCCTTTGTTTTGCCAATGCGATTGCCAAATATTGTGACGCGCTTTGGTAACTCCAGCGCCGCCTGCAGCATTGCTGGCGCCCTCTGTTGTTTGATTGCTTGCTGGACTCTTTGGCGTTGGCGTCTGcgctttgctctgctgctgctgctgcggcttctCTTTGCTTTTAACTATGTCCGACATTTTCTCTAGCGGATCTACAACCAAATCGCTTTTGCCATTCCAATCGGGAAACTGTCCAGAGCGAAATATATTGgcagctgctactgctgctagATAAGGATTCACACCTGGCAGCATTTGTGGCGGCGCTGcctgcgtcgctgctgctgctgctgctgctgctggcggacTGTCCGACTTGAACATTTTCTTTACTTGTATTTGCCCTATGGGCGACGCTGCTTCGTGGCTGCGCTTGCGTGTGCCAACGCTTAGATCCAGCGGATTGTTTGCACCATCATCGaactcctcctcctcctcgctGGCCACCGGCTCGGCGGACTCGGCGCGCGCATATAGATTGGTGCGAAAGTCAAGCGCCTCGGAGTGACTGCTGGATGCGGTGGGTGACGCTTGTGGCGGCAGCTTGAACGGCCGCGCTTGCTCGCtcgccagcggcagcggcagtcgCGGTCCTCCCcccgccgcagctgctgcagccaatgGGAAGCCATATTGttgcgccgccgctgccaccaTGTGCAGATACGCCTCCATGCTGGGCGGCTGGGCGGGCAGCGTTTGCGGCACAGCGGGAAATGTGGAATGCATGGAGCTCGCATTGGGCAGAGAGTTCAGTACGCCGCCAGCACTGGACGTCGCGTCGCGCTGCGCATTGCCATTGTCCGAGGAGTTGGAATCGTGCGAGGGGCAGCGCTCGCTCGAATTCGCCGATTCCGTGGAACGTGGACGAGCTGTGGGCAGAGCGCTGCAAAAACACgaagaagaaaacaaaaaattaatttattaatttttttaatttaatatcttaacgattaattaaaagcaatccTAACTTGAATTTCTCAAGGCTTTGAATTACTTTTGTTGACTAACAACAAttagcaatttataataaatacgctaaaaagtaattacagcttttaaattgatttatgcaaaattcactatgaattaaatattttaaaagtaattcaaagttaattatttgcattagttAAGTAAGAAAAGTgtttcaaatttgaaattaaaatttctttctgaattttttgcataatgcgtatattaatatttatattcaaataaaaaatataataaaaacacaagaaatgaatatttgaaaagtaattatcaaatttaatttgatttaattaaattaaatatttattatgcatacgaactaaagcaaaattaattatttgaattacttcaaattcaatttacttcAATTTACTTGAATTACTTCAATTACTAATAAttgcaaagtatttaaaaaatatgtaatgcatatttag
Proteins encoded in this region:
- the LOC108596050 gene encoding LOW QUALITY PROTEIN: protein teashirt (The sequence of the model RefSeq protein was modified relative to this genomic sequence to represent the inferred CDS: inserted 2 bases in 1 codon), which translates into the protein MLHEAIMLEIYRQALNAGALPTARPRSTESANSSERCPSHDSNSSDNGNAQRDATSSAGGVLNSLPNASSMHSTFPAVPQTLPAQPPSMEAYLHMVAAAAQQYGFPLAAAAAAGGGPRLPLPLASEQARPFKLPPQASPTASSSHSEALDFRTNLYARAESAEPVASEEEEEFDDGANNPLDLSVGTRKRSHEAASPIGQIQVKKMFKSDSPPAAAAAAAATQAAPPQMLPGVNPYLAAVAAANIFRSGQFPDWNGKSDLVVDPLEKMSDIVKSKEKPQQQQQSKAQTPTPKSPASNQTTEGASNAAGGAGVTKARHNIWQSHWQNKGVASSVFRCVWCKQSFPTLEALTTHMKDSKHCGVNVPPFGNLPSNQQQQQQHHQQHQQQQHQQQQQHHQQQQQRSKSQAPSANVKQAFQYRGDPPTPLPRKLVRGQNVWLGKGVEQAMQILKCMRCGESFRSLGEMTKHMQETQHYTNILSQEQSISIKSGAQNNAHSAEHKEQNSLSSEESRTLSAVLTCKVCDKAFSSLGDLSNHMAKNNHYAEPLLQSAGARKRPAAKKREKSLPVRKLLELKSHAEEPAAQQQQQHQEKLAKPEAKSEAALFAERMRQYITGVKSPEEIAKAAQLLAQKNKSPELEKNGVNKSSAAAAGSNSVLSAIEQMFTTSFDTPPRHASLPASSPSNSSTKNTSPVASSILKRLGIDETVDYNKPLIDTMXSVFHYRYTSSERSGSECSAEAATRPRPHTQTPEKQQQQKSPAPAAAPLSPKLEIKTECAQSPSPPPPSAVTPKAAAADAELPLLLNGYNNNNNNNNNNNNNNNNNSPKTSASASAAASPQSTHSARLLPPRSPADSQRSATPKSPASSHKSYDGDTAKKYPSDSLNALSSMFDSLGSSSSSSGAANTRAKLAAAAAAAAAATSGANSGSTTGDALPENLSAHNSLAALRQFCVKKEKTA